The Trichocoleus sp. FACHB-46 genome includes a region encoding these proteins:
- a CDS encoding response regulator transcription factor — MSSSRDFSLGPSARQARVLLVEDEAVIRDTVALALQAEGFQVVAVEDGQQALEQVQGSTSAQGNGDEAFDLIVLDLLLPFINGLDVCRFIRQQSNTTPILILSAKMAEADIVVGLEVGADDYLTKPFSLKEFIARCRVLLRNYQDFNPQLKEEILSFQDLALNKQQCQVTLRGEAVTLSPKEFSLLEVFMQQPGRVRSREDLIEKVWGLDFMGDSKTVDVHIRWLREKIEADPSNPQYLITVRGFGYRLG; from the coding sequence ATGTCCTCATCTAGAGATTTTTCCCTTGGACCATCCGCTCGACAGGCCAGGGTTTTACTGGTTGAAGATGAGGCAGTGATCCGCGATACAGTCGCTCTTGCCTTGCAAGCAGAAGGATTTCAAGTTGTAGCCGTCGAAGATGGTCAGCAAGCTCTTGAACAGGTGCAGGGCTCTACATCTGCACAAGGCAATGGCGATGAAGCATTTGACCTCATTGTTCTGGACCTTCTGCTCCCGTTTATCAATGGATTGGATGTATGTCGCTTCATTCGTCAGCAGAGCAATACAACTCCAATTCTGATCCTCAGCGCCAAAATGGCAGAGGCTGACATTGTTGTGGGCTTAGAAGTAGGAGCGGATGACTACTTGACGAAGCCTTTTAGCCTGAAGGAGTTCATTGCCCGATGTCGAGTGTTGCTGCGGAATTATCAAGATTTTAACCCTCAGCTAAAAGAAGAAATCTTGAGCTTCCAAGACCTAGCTCTCAACAAGCAGCAGTGTCAAGTCACGCTACGCGGCGAAGCAGTCACGCTCTCTCCGAAAGAGTTTAGTCTTTTAGAGGTGTTCATGCAGCAGCCAGGTCGAGTGCGATCGCGCGAGGATTTGATTGAGAAGGTGTGGGGTCTAGACTTTATGGGGGATTCTAAAACTGTCGATGTTCACATTCGGTGGCTGAGAGAAAAAATAGAGGCTGACCCTAGCAATCCTCAGTACCTTATTACAGTGCGAGGGTTTGGCTATCGATTAGGTTAG
- a CDS encoding DUF6009 family protein, with protein MVGYSVLKPAIKLEPGVYTRRLFTLRPHDCFYDPRGIYQMSFPVEAVDPKTVQPGIRGVKTDKVKG; from the coding sequence GTGGTAGGCTACTCTGTCCTGAAGCCAGCAATTAAACTTGAGCCCGGTGTCTATACACGGCGTCTCTTTACTCTGAGACCTCATGATTGCTTTTACGACCCACGGGGCATTTACCAAATGAGTTTTCCAGTGGAAGCAGTTGATCCTAAAACGGTTCAGCCTGGGATTAGAGGAGTAAAGACAGACAAAGTAAAAGGTTAA
- a CDS encoding sensor histidine kinase — MLFQAIQRFVKRTDSPSVLSAIEYTQQTPLLKRLSQHWSVAHKISAGYALSIGIAVLGTTIGLVSGNYYQGKAQQQQALTNQQQHLLSELENTVNLIRIHPQRLMGVLGESVWFDYEKTKFLGSMNQVKALLVEFESFTDQHAAALAIDAQASKDLAKSYTVHIEAYRQLTEVLWQQLQPTDLTATEIAAAQQQLLASLTNPSSSKTNIELDRLTESLTRLKAEAKAQHEQAIAQVAQAEALRMQIVVGSMLLSVVMAVRLAVTTSRAIARPLQSVTEFAKAVVQESNFKLQSPISTQDEVGSLATSLNQLVQWVGEYTSALEQARQTMEKRVEERTQDLTEALQELRQTQSQLIQSEKMSSLGQLVAGIAHEVNNPVNFIHGNLKHADEYSQNLLELIQLYRQQNSHQTAAVQTYVEAIDLDFIEEDLPKLFASMKMGTERIRQIVLSLRNFSRLDEAEMKPVDIHEGIENTLLILDNRLKQGIHLTKEYGALPLVECYPAQLNQVFMNLIANAIDALEEYQVTNTACSMNNAQASVFHAQPSVPSITIRTEQVDQHHVSIQVCDNGSGMSPDVQAKLFDPFFTTKSIGKGTGLGLSICYQIIEKHRGEIKVISEVGQGTKFVILLPLQGV; from the coding sequence ATGCTATTTCAAGCAATCCAACGTTTTGTAAAAAGAACGGACAGCCCTTCTGTACTTTCCGCCATTGAGTACACTCAACAAACGCCTTTGCTCAAACGGCTGAGCCAGCATTGGAGCGTTGCACACAAAATCAGTGCTGGCTATGCTTTGTCAATTGGTATCGCCGTCTTGGGCACAACCATTGGGTTGGTGAGCGGAAATTACTATCAGGGAAAAGCCCAGCAACAGCAAGCGCTTACAAACCAGCAGCAACACCTTTTGAGTGAGCTAGAGAACACGGTTAATCTGATTAGGATTCATCCGCAACGGCTGATGGGGGTGCTGGGAGAATCGGTCTGGTTTGACTATGAAAAAACCAAGTTTCTGGGTTCAATGAATCAGGTGAAAGCTCTGCTCGTCGAATTTGAGTCTTTCACCGATCAACATGCTGCTGCATTAGCGATTGATGCCCAAGCATCAAAGGACTTAGCAAAAAGTTATACCGTTCACATTGAGGCCTATCGGCAACTGACAGAAGTTCTGTGGCAGCAGTTGCAGCCTACAGATTTAACGGCAACAGAAATAGCAGCCGCACAACAACAGCTTCTAGCGTCGCTAACAAACCCGTCCTCCAGCAAAACCAACATTGAGCTAGACCGCTTGACCGAGAGCTTGACTCGGCTTAAAGCTGAGGCCAAAGCGCAACATGAGCAAGCGATCGCTCAGGTGGCACAAGCTGAAGCACTGCGGATGCAAATTGTTGTGGGCAGTATGCTGCTCTCGGTTGTCATGGCAGTAAGGCTAGCGGTCACTACTTCACGCGCGATCGCCCGACCGCTTCAATCAGTGACCGAGTTTGCTAAAGCAGTGGTTCAAGAGTCTAACTTTAAGTTGCAAAGCCCAATTAGCACCCAGGATGAAGTAGGGTCACTGGCAACGTCATTGAATCAATTAGTGCAGTGGGTTGGAGAATACACCAGTGCCTTAGAGCAAGCTCGTCAGACAATGGAAAAGCGGGTTGAGGAGCGGACGCAAGATTTAACTGAAGCCCTGCAAGAACTTAGACAAACTCAATCCCAATTGATTCAAAGTGAGAAAATGTCTAGTTTGGGCCAGCTAGTGGCTGGTATTGCCCATGAAGTCAACAATCCCGTCAATTTCATTCACGGAAATCTCAAACACGCTGATGAATACTCCCAGAATTTGTTGGAGTTGATTCAACTCTATCGGCAACAAAACTCACATCAAACGGCGGCTGTGCAAACCTACGTTGAGGCGATCGACTTAGATTTTATTGAGGAAGATCTGCCTAAGCTCTTTGCCTCTATGAAAATGGGGACGGAACGCATTCGGCAAATTGTATTGTCATTACGCAATTTTTCTCGGCTAGACGAAGCCGAAATGAAACCTGTTGATATTCACGAAGGCATCGAAAATACACTGCTCATCCTCGATAATCGTCTGAAGCAAGGCATTCACTTGACTAAGGAGTATGGAGCTTTGCCATTGGTAGAATGCTATCCAGCCCAGCTTAACCAAGTATTCATGAATTTGATTGCAAACGCGATCGACGCACTAGAAGAATACCAGGTGACCAATACGGCATGCAGTATGAACAACGCTCAAGCCTCAGTTTTCCATGCCCAGCCTTCAGTCCCTAGCATCACCATTCGCACAGAGCAAGTAGATCAGCATCACGTTTCCATTCAGGTTTGTGATAACGGTTCAGGCATGTCACCTGACGTTCAAGCGAAGCTTTTTGATCCTTTTTTCACAACAAAATCGATTGGTAAAGGCACAGGGCTAGGGCTCTCTATTTGCTACCAGATTATTGAAAAGCATCGAGGAGAAATCAAGGTGATTTCAGAAGTGGGACAGGGCACAAAGTTTGTCATTTTGCTGCCGCTGCAAGGGGTATGA
- the phnD gene encoding phosphate/phosphite/phosphonate ABC transporter substrate-binding protein, translated as MKRRHFLCTSLLAVAGCTTATRTSTKQTSTLKTISQPEKLRFAVSDVKGLEDLQKDYGALQTLLEEILEKKIEFFPVESYIAAASALQLNQVDLVFTGPSEYVVMRARTKAIPIVAIERQKYYCVIATQLGSGIQSVAELKGGQTIALWDVGSTSGHLGPTKLLIDAGLDPKTDLKIQFLGKQGLPALQKGTVAAWGGSVSRYDKFLKSNGLSEKDFPILAKGPTLPADPFVASSQLDPAFVEQIQQRLLQNQNRILKAIAPADGNKFEGARMVQVNDTDYNMIRDVYKAIGQGNSVS; from the coding sequence ATGAAACGTCGTCATTTCCTCTGCACTAGCTTATTAGCTGTTGCTGGTTGTACGACCGCCACGCGCACCTCAACGAAGCAAACCTCAACGCTAAAAACGATCAGCCAACCGGAGAAACTGCGCTTTGCAGTATCAGATGTGAAAGGACTTGAGGATTTGCAGAAAGACTATGGAGCCTTGCAGACTCTCCTAGAGGAAATCTTAGAGAAGAAAATTGAGTTTTTTCCTGTAGAAAGCTACATTGCTGCTGCTTCTGCACTTCAGCTTAATCAGGTTGATTTGGTGTTTACGGGTCCATCAGAATATGTTGTGATGCGTGCCAGAACGAAGGCCATTCCGATCGTCGCGATCGAGCGTCAGAAGTATTACTGTGTCATTGCAACACAACTAGGCAGCGGAATTCAGTCGGTTGCAGAGTTAAAAGGTGGTCAGACGATCGCCCTGTGGGACGTTGGTTCAACCAGTGGTCACTTAGGCCCAACCAAACTACTGATTGATGCCGGTTTAGATCCCAAAACAGACCTCAAAATTCAGTTCTTGGGCAAGCAAGGATTACCGGCGCTTCAGAAAGGTACCGTTGCTGCTTGGGGTGGCTCGGTCAGCCGCTATGACAAGTTTCTCAAGTCTAACGGACTGTCTGAAAAGGACTTTCCCATTCTGGCTAAGGGTCCTACCTTACCGGCTGATCCATTTGTGGCAAGCAGCCAGCTCGATCCAGCTTTTGTGGAGCAAATTCAGCAGCGACTATTGCAAAATCAGAACCGGATATTGAAGGCGATCGCCCCTGCGGATGGCAACAAGTTTGAGGGGGCCAGGATGGTGCAGGTGAATGACACCGACTACAACATGATTCGTGATGTTTATAAAGCCATTGGACAGGGCAACTCTGTTTCTTGA
- a CDS encoding transposase, producing the protein KSVYRQRNQVERCFNRLKQNRRIATRYEKKAENYLAMLTLASIMMCL; encoded by the coding sequence ACAAGTCTGTCTATCGTCAACGGAATCAGGTGGAGCGCTGTTTCAATCGCTTGAAGCAAAACCGTCGCATTGCAACGCGCTATGAGAAAAAAGCTGAAAACTACCTTGCCATGCTGACTCTAGCCTCTATCATGATGTGCCTGTAG